The Pygocentrus nattereri isolate fPygNat1 chromosome 4, fPygNat1.pri, whole genome shotgun sequence genome includes a window with the following:
- the rad51 gene encoding DNA repair protein RAD51 homolog 1, with amino-acid sequence MAMRSESRVELDAEVEEEESFGPQPLNRLEQCGISASDLKKLEDAGFHTIEAVAYAPKKELLNIKGISEAKADKILAEAAKLVPMGFTTATEFHQRRAEIIQISTGSKELDKLLQGGIETGSITEMFGEFRTGKTQLCHTLAVTCQLPIDQGGGEGKAMYIDTEGTFRPERLLAVAERYGLVGSDVLDNVAYARAFNTDHQTQLLYQASAMMAESRYALLIVDSATALYRTDYSGRGELSARQGHLGRFLRMLLRLADEFGVAVVITNQVVAQVDGAAMFSADPKKPIGGNILAHASTTRLYLRKGRGETRICKIYDSPCLPEAEAVFAINADGVGDAKD; translated from the exons ATGGCTATGAGGAGTGAGAGCAGAGTGGAGCTGGACGCCGAGgttgaagaggaggagagttttggGCCACAGCCCCTGAACCGTCTGGAG CAGTGCGGGATCAGCGCCAGTGACCTGAAGAAGCTGGAGGATGCCGGCTTCCACACCATCGAGGCCGTGGCGTACGCCCCCAAGAAAGAGCTGCTGAACATCAAGGGCATCAGCGAGGCCAAAGCCGACAAGATCCTG GCAGAAGCTGCTAAGCTGGTTCCTATGGGTTTCACCACGGCCACGGAGTTCCACCAGCGCAGAGCTGAGATCATCCAGATCTCCACAGGGTCAAAAGAGCTGGATAAGCTTCTGCAGG GTGGGATTGAGACGGGATCCATCACGGAGATGTTCGGCGAGTTTCGTACGGGAAAGACTCAGCTGTGCCACACGCTGGCGGTCACCTGTCAGCTGCCTATCGATCAGGGCGGAGGGGAAGGGAAAGCCATGTACATCGACACCGAGGGCACCTTCCGTCCAGAGAGGCTTCTGGCCGTCGCTGAGAG GTATGGGCTGGTGGGCAGTGACGTCCTGGACAACGTAGCTTACGCTCGAGCCTTCAACACCGACCATCAGacgcagctgctgtaccaggcCTCGGCGATGATGGCAGAGTCCAG ATATGCACTGCTGATAGTAGACAGCGCAACAGCGCTGTACAGGACGGATTATTCCGGAAGAGGGGAGCTGTCGGCTCGGCAGGGCCACCTGGGTCGCTTCCTCCGCATGCTGCTGCGCCTCGCTGACGAG TTCGGCGTCGCCGTCGTCATCACTAATCAGGTTGTAGCTCAGGTGGACGGAGCAGCCATGTTCTCGGCAGATCCGAAAAAGCCCATTGGAGGAAACATCTTGGCACACGCCTCCACTACCAG GCTGTATCTGAGGAAGGGAAGAGGCGAGACCAGGATCTGTAAGATCTACGACTCCCCCTGTTTGCCTGAGGCGGAGGCAGTGTTTGCCATCAACGCGGACGGAGTCGGAGACGCCAAGGACTGA